From Prochlorococcus sp. MIT 1223, the proteins below share one genomic window:
- a CDS encoding BMC domain-containing protein has product MATETMGIALGMIETRGLVPAIEAADAMTKAAEVRLIGREFVGGGYVTVLVRGETGAVNAAVRAGADACERVGDGLVAAHIIARPHREVEPALGNGNFLGQKD; this is encoded by the coding sequence ATGGCTACAGAAACTATGGGTATCGCACTCGGCATGATCGAGACACGCGGACTTGTCCCAGCTATTGAAGCTGCTGACGCAATGACAAAGGCTGCTGAAGTGCGCCTTATAGGTCGTGAGTTTGTTGGTGGTGGCTATGTAACAGTTTTAGTTCGTGGAGAAACAGGTGCTGTCAACGCTGCAGTTCGTGCAGGTGCAGATGCTTGTGAGCGTGTAGGTGATGGACTTGTTGCAGCTCACATCATTGCTCGTCCTCATAGAGAAGTTGAGCCTGCTCTTGGCAACGGCAACTTCCTTGGTCAAAAGGACTGA
- a CDS encoding form I ribulose bisphosphate carboxylase large subunit, which translates to MSKKYDAGVKEYRDTYWTPDYVPLDTDLLACFKCTGQEGVPKEEVAAAVAAESSTGTWSTVWSELLTDLEFYKGRCYRIEDVPGDKESFYAFIAYPLDLFEEGSITNVLTSLVGNVFGFKALRHLRLEDIRFPMAFIKTCGGPPNGIQVERDRLNKYGRPLLGCTIKPKLGLSGKNYGRVVYECLRGGLDLTKDDENINSQPFQRWRERFEFVAEAVKLAQQETGEIKGHYLNCTATTPEEMYERAEFAKELGQPIIMHDYITGGFTANTGLANWCRKNGMLLHIHRAMHAVIDRHPKHGIHFRVLAKCLRLSGGDQLHTGTVVGKLEGDRQTTLGYIDNLRESFVPEDRTRGNFFDQDWGSMPGVFAVASGGIHVWHMPALLAIFGDDSCLQFGGGTHGHPWGSAAGAAANRVALEACVKARNAGREIEKESRDILLEAAKHSPELAIALETWKEIKFEFDTVDKLDVQG; encoded by the coding sequence ATGAGTAAGAAGTACGATGCTGGCGTTAAGGAGTACAGAGACACCTACTGGACTCCCGATTACGTCCCCCTAGACACTGACCTTTTAGCCTGCTTTAAATGCACTGGTCAGGAAGGCGTTCCGAAAGAAGAGGTTGCTGCTGCTGTTGCTGCTGAGTCCTCAACAGGTACTTGGTCTACAGTTTGGTCTGAGCTTTTAACTGACCTTGAATTTTATAAAGGTCGTTGTTATCGCATTGAGGATGTGCCTGGAGATAAGGAATCCTTCTATGCCTTTATCGCTTATCCCCTAGACCTTTTTGAAGAAGGTTCAATTACAAACGTTTTGACTTCTTTAGTTGGTAACGTTTTTGGATTTAAAGCCTTAAGACATTTACGTCTTGAAGATATTCGCTTCCCAATGGCGTTTATTAAGACTTGTGGTGGTCCTCCAAACGGCATCCAAGTGGAACGTGACCGTTTGAATAAGTACGGTAGACCTCTTCTTGGTTGCACTATTAAGCCAAAACTAGGTCTTTCTGGTAAAAACTACGGACGTGTTGTTTATGAATGTCTTCGTGGTGGACTAGATCTAACAAAAGATGATGAAAACATCAACTCACAGCCATTCCAAAGATGGAGAGAACGTTTTGAGTTTGTGGCAGAAGCTGTAAAGCTTGCACAACAAGAAACAGGTGAGATAAAAGGTCATTATCTAAACTGTACTGCTACTACACCTGAAGAGATGTATGAGCGTGCTGAGTTCGCTAAAGAACTCGGACAGCCAATAATCATGCATGACTACATAACAGGTGGATTTACGGCTAATACTGGTCTGGCTAATTGGTGTCGTAAGAACGGAATGCTTCTGCACATTCACCGTGCGATGCATGCTGTTATTGACCGTCATCCCAAGCATGGTATACATTTCCGTGTCCTAGCGAAGTGTCTACGCCTTTCTGGTGGAGATCAACTTCATACAGGAACGGTTGTTGGAAAGCTTGAAGGAGACAGACAGACAACTCTTGGATATATTGACAACCTTCGTGAATCCTTTGTCCCTGAAGATCGTACTCGCGGTAACTTCTTTGATCAGGATTGGGGTTCAATGCCAGGAGTATTTGCGGTTGCTTCAGGTGGAATTCATGTTTGGCACATGCCTGCATTGCTAGCAATTTTTGGAGATGACTCTTGTCTTCAGTTTGGTGGAGGAACTCATGGACACCCATGGGGTTCTGCTGCTGGTGCTGCTGCAAACAGAGTGGCTCTAGAAGCTTGTGTTAAAGCACGTAATGCTGGTCGCGAAATTGAGAAAGAAAGTCGCGACATCCTTTTGGAAGCTGCAAAACATAGCCCAGAGTTGGCTATCGCGCTAGAGACATGGAAGGAGATTAAGTTCGAATTCGACACTGTCGACAAGCTCGACGTACAGGGATGA
- a CDS encoding ribulose bisphosphate carboxylase small subunit produces the protein MPFQSTVGDYATVATLETFGFLPPMTQEEIYDQIAYIIAQGWSPVIEHVHPSGSMQTYWSYWKLPFFGEKDLNLIVSELEACHRAYPDHHVRIIGYDAYTQSQGTAFVVFEGR, from the coding sequence ATGCCTTTCCAGAGCACAGTTGGTGACTACGCAACAGTCGCCACCCTGGAAACATTCGGCTTCTTACCGCCGATGACCCAGGAAGAAATTTACGATCAAATTGCTTACATAATTGCGCAGGGCTGGAGTCCTGTTATTGAGCACGTTCACCCAAGTGGATCCATGCAGACTTATTGGTCTTATTGGAAACTACCTTTCTTTGGTGAAAAAGATCTCAACTTAATTGTGAGTGAGCTAGAGGCTTGCCATCGTGCATACCCTGACCATCATGTTCGCATAATTGGTTATGACGCTTACACACAGAGTCAAGGCACTGCATTTGTAGTGTTCGAAGGCCGTTGA
- a CDS encoding CsoS2 family carboxysome shell protein, with the protein MANKSSRELALERRKALSDGGKKASVLHASSPNRVRSAIDARVTRTDQSYLKKNANKPSSSPGRHDSILSASNSAPKMSASSNRRIQPISNPSRDLVLARRVALSTKGKSASTSKDRTRGDLARTSSPSYPATTPASTTKSGSSCQKENSKDAKPTINTVKTSSLSKTSGGRRNVQKRRPIENSSRALVLARREALSKHGKSAGHKATSAASVARHGNPDLSSREIALRVRELRSKSGATGKQRSGGTRPCGPNRNGSKQKATPDAHWKVGVSETSSGQVVTGTQANRSVKTTGNESSTCRSVTGTQYVGVDTIETFCKSSPSYKQPSKVGVTNTSHGNVVTGNEVGRSEKVTGDEPGTCKNLTGTEYISANQSNEYCGAVNQSPRKVGHSQTLDGRSVTGVMVGRSSNVTGNEAGSGRGLTGDQYIGDDPIPSGRPAQKVGSLNTVRGSGVTGTDVARSEWVTGNEAGSCKRVTGDEYVGAEQYQSFCGNKPAPEAAKVGLSLTNKSQSVSGTMTGRSELVTGDEPGSNKAVTGTPYAGLEQSSQFGNASNTKEIQQRTPKRLGTPGSNLTGLQPGIGGVMTGAEKGACEPLTGTPYIGGDQLDKACGTSSVGIDSNEPNNAPWTEFSVQSPARSAQGNREKASSVTGNRYEDSSRITGPFDMAANKITGTEQFRFDNKEFQQKQLNKEAAIDVNKSEQVKESRPVSRVTGEGQSAGLNITGDDWDRGDSVTGTEGVSARRRNPSRPGGRTAMREFEAKRNQELPEPDFLITGSSGNTRDGQMVTFSGGARG; encoded by the coding sequence ATGGCAAACAAATCCAGTCGAGAACTTGCACTTGAGCGTCGTAAGGCACTTAGTGATGGTGGGAAAAAGGCATCTGTATTACATGCTTCTAGTCCTAATAGAGTTCGGTCGGCTATAGACGCTCGTGTAACGAGGACAGACCAGTCTTACTTAAAGAAAAATGCAAATAAGCCTTCTTCAAGTCCAGGTAGACATGATTCAATTTTATCTGCCTCTAATTCTGCCCCTAAAATGAGTGCCTCTTCTAATCGTCGGATTCAGCCAATAAGTAATCCAAGTAGAGATCTTGTTTTAGCTAGACGTGTAGCTCTTTCTACTAAAGGTAAATCAGCTAGTACAAGTAAAGACAGAACAAGAGGAGATCTAGCAAGGACTTCTTCCCCTTCATATCCTGCTACAACACCTGCTTCTACTACTAAGTCAGGTTCCTCTTGTCAGAAAGAAAATTCTAAAGATGCAAAACCCACTATTAATACAGTTAAAACTTCAAGCCTTTCAAAAACTTCTGGTGGAAGACGTAACGTTCAAAAACGTCGCCCTATTGAGAATTCAAGCAGAGCTCTTGTGTTAGCAAGAAGAGAAGCTCTTTCTAAGCATGGTAAGTCTGCTGGGCATAAGGCTACTTCTGCTGCTTCAGTTGCTCGTCATGGAAACCCAGACTTATCTAGTAGAGAAATTGCTTTGCGTGTTAGAGAATTGCGAAGTAAATCAGGCGCTACTGGGAAACAGCGTTCAGGAGGTACTAGACCTTGTGGACCAAATCGTAATGGGTCAAAACAAAAAGCTACTCCAGACGCACATTGGAAAGTTGGTGTTAGTGAGACATCCTCTGGACAAGTTGTTACTGGAACTCAAGCGAATAGATCTGTAAAAACTACTGGAAATGAGTCAAGTACATGTCGCTCCGTTACTGGAACTCAGTATGTAGGAGTAGATACAATTGAAACTTTTTGTAAGTCATCTCCTTCCTATAAGCAGCCTTCTAAGGTTGGCGTAACAAATACATCACATGGCAATGTAGTTACAGGAAATGAAGTAGGGAGATCGGAGAAGGTTACCGGTGATGAGCCTGGTACTTGTAAAAATCTTACTGGGACCGAATATATTTCAGCTAATCAATCAAATGAATATTGTGGTGCAGTTAATCAATCTCCACGCAAAGTAGGGCATAGTCAAACTTTGGATGGAAGGAGTGTTACAGGAGTGATGGTAGGTCGCTCTAGCAATGTTACTGGCAATGAAGCTGGTTCTGGAAGAGGTCTTACAGGTGATCAGTACATAGGGGATGATCCAATACCTTCTGGTCGTCCTGCTCAGAAAGTAGGTTCTTTAAATACAGTTAGGGGTTCAGGTGTTACTGGAACAGACGTGGCAAGGTCAGAGTGGGTAACTGGAAACGAAGCTGGAAGCTGTAAACGAGTAACAGGTGATGAATATGTGGGGGCTGAGCAATACCAATCATTCTGTGGGAATAAGCCTGCTCCGGAAGCAGCAAAAGTTGGATTGAGTCTCACAAATAAATCTCAATCTGTTAGTGGAACAATGACTGGGCGTTCAGAGTTGGTAACAGGGGACGAGCCAGGAAGTAATAAAGCTGTAACGGGTACTCCTTATGCAGGGTTAGAGCAATCTTCGCAGTTTGGAAATGCTAGCAATACTAAAGAAATTCAACAAAGGACTCCAAAAAGACTTGGTACCCCTGGATCAAATTTAACTGGACTGCAACCAGGGATAGGAGGAGTTATGACTGGTGCAGAAAAAGGTGCTTGTGAGCCTTTAACGGGTACTCCCTACATAGGCGGTGATCAATTGGATAAAGCATGTGGAACTTCTTCTGTAGGTATTGATAGTAATGAACCTAATAATGCGCCATGGACTGAATTCAGTGTTCAATCCCCCGCGAGATCGGCACAAGGAAATAGAGAAAAAGCTTCTTCTGTAACTGGTAACCGTTATGAAGATAGTTCGAGGATTACTGGTCCATTTGATATGGCTGCCAATAAAATCACTGGAACTGAACAATTTCGTTTTGATAATAAGGAGTTTCAACAAAAACAGTTAAACAAAGAAGCTGCAATAGATGTAAACAAATCTGAGCAAGTGAAAGAATCTAGACCTGTGTCACGTGTTACTGGTGAGGGGCAATCAGCCGGTTTAAATATCACTGGAGACGATTGGGATCGTGGAGATAGTGTTACAGGAACAGAAGGTGTATCGGCTCGTCGTCGTAATCCATCACGTCCAGGAGGTAGAACAGCTATGCGAGAGTTTGAGGCAAAGCGGAACCAAGAATTGCCAGAACCTGATTTTCTTATAACTGGATCTAGTGGTAATACTAGGGATGGTCAAATGGTTACTTTCTCAGGCGGAGCGAGGGGGTAG
- a CDS encoding carboxysome shell carbonic anhydrase encodes MAYRRPLAKDIQRIKGPTAPRKRFENFEETRAIASETIESAVCHPLTNTSQNKILEDYEHSVKGSFDKIVPVLKSISSIQNSNDFILQAQKLAIEELGFELPLHVLEKAWVRPLDMRALFAWSVFQAHQKASAEFFNSDPLNGSEKSPLAKKFQSFLLECGFHLLDVTPCSDGRLAHSIAYAMRIPFSSVRRRSHAGALFDIERTVNRWIKTEHKRFRENMPNEAHTPTRYLKVVTYHFSSIDPKHQGCAAHGSDDVLAAKAGFQRLLDFRKAVENSFCCGASVDLLLIGLDTDTDSIRIHVPDKDSKTDLSSWVSSQDLYRLTHHLSASMALKKIKEVIKQKSTGNTEVGMINFIAKLIENNFSQIDYVRHLHSGPYPDAGHAERFIGVGIGFKEVHLRNLTYFAHLDTVEEGAPDLDVGIKIFKGLNVIRDLPIPVVIRFDYSGRVPGERERAIDDCLRVRNAISNRYRSLVDDGLLHTLLTIRDRDLKDPAEVVGSSLDSIPKEAH; translated from the coding sequence ATGGCCTATAGACGACCTTTGGCCAAAGATATTCAACGTATTAAAGGACCAACTGCGCCTAGAAAACGTTTTGAAAACTTTGAAGAGACCCGTGCCATCGCGAGTGAAACTATTGAGAGTGCAGTTTGTCACCCATTGACAAATACTTCACAGAATAAAATTCTTGAGGATTATGAACATTCAGTAAAGGGAAGTTTTGACAAAATAGTACCAGTTTTAAAAAGTATTTCTTCCATTCAAAATAGTAATGACTTTATACTTCAAGCGCAGAAATTAGCTATTGAAGAATTAGGATTTGAACTTCCTCTGCATGTATTAGAAAAAGCCTGGGTTCGTCCATTGGATATGAGGGCTTTATTTGCTTGGTCTGTTTTCCAAGCTCATCAAAAAGCAAGCGCTGAATTCTTTAACTCCGATCCTTTGAATGGCTCTGAAAAAAGTCCTTTGGCAAAAAAATTTCAGTCTTTTCTTCTCGAATGTGGGTTCCATTTATTGGACGTTACTCCTTGCTCAGATGGAAGATTGGCTCATTCCATTGCATATGCGATGAGAATACCCTTTAGCTCTGTTAGACGTCGGTCTCATGCAGGAGCTCTTTTTGATATTGAAAGAACAGTTAACCGTTGGATCAAAACTGAACATAAGAGATTTAGAGAAAATATGCCTAATGAGGCACATACTCCAACCCGTTATTTAAAAGTAGTTACTTATCATTTCAGTTCAATTGATCCGAAACATCAAGGATGCGCAGCTCATGGAAGTGATGATGTGCTAGCCGCTAAAGCCGGTTTTCAGAGACTATTAGATTTCAGGAAAGCCGTAGAAAATAGTTTTTGTTGTGGTGCCTCTGTTGACCTTTTGTTAATTGGTTTAGATACCGATACAGATTCTATTCGTATACACGTACCTGATAAAGATAGTAAGACTGATTTAAGTAGTTGGGTTTCCTCTCAGGATTTATATCGATTAACTCATCATTTATCTGCTTCTATGGCACTCAAAAAAATAAAAGAAGTTATCAAACAGAAATCAACTGGTAATACTGAAGTTGGCATGATTAACTTTATCGCAAAATTGATTGAAAATAACTTCTCTCAAATTGACTACGTGCGACATCTTCATAGTGGGCCGTATCCCGATGCTGGTCATGCAGAACGTTTTATTGGAGTAGGTATAGGTTTTAAAGAAGTTCATCTAAGAAATCTCACTTACTTTGCCCATCTTGATACAGTTGAAGAGGGAGCACCAGACTTAGATGTAGGGATAAAAATTTTCAAGGGTCTAAACGTTATTCGAGATTTACCTATACCTGTAGTAATTCGATTTGATTATTCGGGTAGAGTTCCTGGTGAAAGAGAAAGGGCTATTGATGATTGTCTACGTGTAAGGAATGCGATATCAAATAGATATCGTAGTCTTGTAGATGATGGTCTTCTCCATACATTACTTACTATTCGAGATAGAGATCTGAAAGACCCAGCTGAGGTTGTAGGTTCTTCTCTTGACTCAATTCCTAAGGAGGCTCATTAA
- a CDS encoding carboxysome peptide A, producing MLICKVLKPLVSTNRIPGFEHKHLQVVLDGSSKKVAVDAVGCKPDDWVICVGSSAAREAAGSKSYPSDLTIVGIIDHWDPDNSRRSDGGTS from the coding sequence ATGCTTATTTGTAAAGTCTTAAAACCGCTTGTATCAACCAATCGAATTCCTGGATTTGAACATAAACATCTTCAGGTTGTTTTAGATGGTAGTTCTAAAAAGGTTGCTGTTGATGCTGTTGGTTGTAAACCTGATGATTGGGTTATTTGTGTAGGTAGCTCCGCCGCTAGAGAAGCTGCAGGAAGCAAGTCATACCCAAGTGACCTGACTATTGTTGGGATTATTGACCATTGGGATCCTGACAATTCTAGAAGAAGTGATGGAGGTACGAGTTAA
- a CDS encoding carboxysome peptide B translates to MEIMQVMGRLVCTQRVPGLGHMHLRILRNNKGKDLVAVDPVGAREGNWVFTASGSAARFACQDPTTQTDLTIGGIIDYWTPDG, encoded by the coding sequence ATGGAAATTATGCAAGTCATGGGGCGATTGGTTTGTACTCAAAGAGTCCCAGGCCTAGGTCATATGCATTTAAGAATTCTGCGAAATAATAAAGGTAAGGATTTAGTTGCAGTAGATCCAGTTGGAGCGAGGGAAGGTAATTGGGTCTTTACGGCTAGTGGTTCTGCTGCAAGATTTGCCTGCCAGGACCCCACCACTCAAACTGATTTGACCATAGGAGGAATTATTGATTATTGGACACCCGACGGGTAA
- a CDS encoding BMC domain-containing protein: MDTRRVNVLIPFTLFAPLSVSSMPTPSKRDTSRKSIPSKEVDTSLSDPSKQIVDVSPNPPIKGEDTPKRNSQNNKSSTVAPAKKKPFTSTKSNDGVKGPSKPSFTTSSAGNKNSFKGIALGMIETRGMVPAIEAADAMTKAAEVNLVAKEFVGGGYVTVMVRGETGAVNASVRAGADACERVGDGLVAAHIIARPHAEVEPALHPSGAKRRS; encoded by the coding sequence TTGGACACCCGACGGGTAAATGTACTAATACCTTTTACTCTCTTTGCTCCTCTATCTGTTTCTTCAATGCCTACTCCGTCAAAGCGAGATACTTCTAGAAAATCTATACCTTCTAAAGAGGTAGATACATCACTCTCAGATCCCTCTAAACAAATAGTAGATGTTTCACCTAATCCACCAATTAAGGGAGAAGATACACCTAAACGAAATTCTCAAAATAATAAAAGTTCCACTGTTGCTCCTGCTAAGAAAAAACCTTTTACCTCTACTAAGAGTAATGATGGTGTAAAAGGTCCTTCTAAGCCATCATTTACGACTTCCTCTGCAGGGAATAAAAATTCCTTTAAAGGGATTGCATTAGGCATGATTGAAACTAGAGGAATGGTCCCCGCAATTGAGGCAGCAGATGCTATGACTAAAGCTGCTGAAGTTAATTTAGTTGCGAAAGAATTTGTAGGTGGTGGTTATGTCACTGTTATGGTTAGGGGCGAAACAGGTGCTGTTAATGCTTCTGTTAGAGCAGGCGCAGATGCATGCGAAAGAGTTGGAGATGGATTGGTAGCTGCTCATATTATTGCTCGACCTCATGCGGAGGTAGAGCCAGCGTTGCACCCAAGTGGTGCAAAAAGGCGTAGTTAA
- a CDS encoding 4a-hydroxytetrahydrobiopterin dehydratase, translated as MDKWNLKKRPVCLEKRFEFESYTITRDFLDRLGDYCEKVKRYPDISFGKTYVNITLRPEDDSTEAKITSSEHQFAEEIDRLL; from the coding sequence ATGGATAAATGGAATCTAAAAAAAAGACCAGTTTGTCTTGAAAAAAGGTTTGAATTTGAGTCGTATACAATTACTAGAGATTTTCTTGACCGCTTAGGAGATTATTGCGAAAAAGTAAAAAGATACCCTGACATAAGTTTTGGAAAGACATATGTAAATATCACATTGCGACCTGAGGATGATTCAACTGAAGCTAAGATTACTTCTTCTGAACATCAATTTGCTGAGGAGATTGATCGTCTTCTCTAG
- a CDS encoding DUF3136 domain-containing protein — translation MTVAKLTIGELEAGYPLYCKALRRLLQQGRTAQEIERTVCWGHLETLNRCLPGRYKSPSYLMALIKRDLSQPKE, via the coding sequence ATGACCGTAGCCAAGCTAACGATTGGAGAGCTAGAGGCTGGTTACCCGCTCTACTGCAAAGCTTTGAGGAGATTACTTCAACAGGGTCGTACCGCTCAAGAGATTGAAAGGACTGTCTGTTGGGGGCACCTGGAAACACTTAACAGATGCCTGCCAGGACGATATAAGTCACCTTCCTATCTTATGGCGCTTATAAAGAGAGACCTTTCTCAACCAAAAGAATAA
- a CDS encoding Rid family detoxifying hydrolase, translating to MSNAMQAITTNLAPSPVGPYNQAVLVNEWLYCSGQIALDSSNGEMIGEGNIEQETRQVLKNLLAVLSEAGANSRNVVKTTIYLVDLNDFNQVNKIYSEFFSDGVSPARACVEVSGLPKKAKVEIDCVAFLG from the coding sequence ATGAGTAATGCAATGCAAGCTATCACAACAAACTTGGCGCCATCTCCAGTAGGCCCATACAATCAGGCTGTCCTTGTCAATGAATGGCTTTATTGTTCTGGACAAATCGCCTTAGATTCATCCAATGGAGAAATGATAGGTGAAGGAAATATTGAACAAGAGACTCGTCAGGTTCTAAAAAATCTTCTTGCTGTACTTTCTGAAGCAGGGGCAAATAGCCGCAACGTGGTTAAAACAACAATTTATTTAGTTGATTTAAATGACTTTAATCAAGTAAATAAAATTTACTCTGAATTTTTCTCAGATGGGGTTAGCCCAGCCAGAGCTTGCGTTGAAGTATCTGGATTGCCCAAAAAAGCAAAGGTAGAAATTGACTGCGTAGCATTCCTTGGGTGA
- the gloB gene encoding hydroxyacylglutathione hydrolase, whose translation MLTEDRGNLIIHPIPALTDNIIWIWIWDGNAVVVDPSVAGPVITWLQKRELNLEAILLTHHHDDHIGGTKGLLTKWPKTKVIASKEDLPRIPLQTISVSHEDELEIMGLTVEILEIPGHTRTHIAFYIKSQCMNKPVLFCGDTLFAGGCGRLFEGSPENMYNSLTLINSFPSETQIFCGHEYTEGNLRWANSLVPKDISIKNRLQKIKDIRDKGKVTLPTSLSEERKTNLFIRAKNIEELSYLREHKDKWLG comes from the coding sequence ATGCTCACCGAAGATAGAGGCAATTTAATAATCCATCCTATTCCTGCACTGACCGATAATATAATTTGGATTTGGATTTGGGACGGAAATGCAGTCGTTGTAGATCCATCAGTAGCTGGTCCAGTAATAACTTGGCTGCAAAAAAGAGAGTTGAATCTTGAAGCGATTTTACTAACTCATCATCATGATGATCACATTGGAGGAACAAAAGGGTTATTAACTAAATGGCCCAAGACAAAAGTAATAGCATCAAAAGAAGATTTACCAAGAATTCCTTTACAGACTATCTCGGTTAGCCATGAAGACGAATTAGAGATCATGGGTTTAACCGTAGAAATTTTAGAAATCCCAGGCCATACCAGAACACATATAGCTTTCTATATAAAAAGTCAGTGCATGAACAAACCTGTCTTGTTTTGTGGTGATACTTTATTTGCAGGAGGCTGTGGTCGTCTTTTCGAAGGCTCACCTGAAAATATGTATAACTCTCTTACTCTAATAAATTCATTCCCCTCTGAAACACAAATATTTTGTGGACATGAGTACACTGAAGGAAATCTTCGATGGGCTAACAGTCTTGTACCAAAAGATATCTCGATAAAGAATAGACTTCAAAAAATCAAAGATATTAGAGATAAAGGAAAAGTAACCTTGCCGACAAGTCTTTCGGAAGAGCGCAAAACAAATTTATTCATTCGTGCTAAAAATATTGAAGAATTATCTTATCTAAGAGAACATAAAGATAAATGGTTAGGTTGA
- the hisG gene encoding ATP phosphoribosyltransferase, which yields MITVALAKGALLQDSISRFAKAGLDFSSLLEPGNRQLMVPSVCGKAKALLVRNADVAVYVAYGQAQLGIVGYDVLSEQDMPVANLLDLEFGHCRMSVAVRENSGYKRASNLPPHCRVASKFTNCAKTYFEKIDLPVELVHLTGSVELGPLTGMAEAIVDLVATGRTLKENGLIEIEQLFHSTARLIGNPLSLRLDNGYLQEIIEAIQLQNISHNSAN from the coding sequence ATGATTACTGTTGCATTGGCTAAGGGAGCTTTGCTTCAAGATTCAATTTCCAGGTTTGCAAAAGCTGGATTGGATTTTTCTTCATTGCTAGAGCCTGGTAATCGCCAGTTAATGGTTCCTTCAGTATGTGGTAAAGCCAAAGCTTTGCTAGTTAGAAATGCAGATGTTGCTGTTTATGTTGCATATGGGCAAGCCCAATTGGGGATAGTTGGATACGACGTGCTAAGTGAACAAGATATGCCAGTAGCAAATCTATTAGATCTTGAATTTGGCCACTGTCGGATGTCTGTTGCAGTAAGAGAGAATAGTGGATATAAAAGAGCTTCTAACTTGCCACCCCATTGCCGAGTAGCCAGTAAATTTACTAATTGCGCAAAAACATATTTTGAAAAAATTGATTTACCAGTCGAATTGGTTCATTTGACTGGTTCAGTAGAACTTGGTCCATTAACTGGCATGGCAGAAGCAATTGTAGATTTGGTAGCAACTGGACGCACTCTGAAGGAAAATGGATTAATAGAAATAGAACAATTATTTCACTCAACTGCAAGATTGATTGGTAATCCATTGTCACTAAGGCTTGATAATGGCTACTTGCAAGAAATTATTGAAGCAATTCAATTACAAAACATTTCTCATAATTCTGCTAACTGA